The following proteins are encoded in a genomic region of Oncorhynchus kisutch isolate 150728-3 linkage group LG6, Okis_V2, whole genome shotgun sequence:
- the LOC116374428 gene encoding ferritin, middle subunit-like, which translates to MESQIRQNYHHDCEAAINRMINLEMFASYTYTSMAFYFSRDDVALRGFAHFFKENSDEEWEHADKLLSFQNKRGGRILLQDIKKPEHDEWGNGLEAMQCALQLEKNVNQALLDLHKIASDKVDPHLCDFLETHYLNEQVEAIKKLGDHITNLTKMDAVKNKMGEYLFDKHTLGGQS; encoded by the exons ATGGAGTCTCAGATCCGCCAGAACTATCACCACGATTGCGAAGCTGCCATCAACCGGATGATCAACTTGGAGATGTTTGCCTCCTACACATACACCTCAATG GCTTTCTATTTCTCCCGTGACGATGTGGCTCTGCGAGGCTTCGCGCATTTCTTCAAGGAGAACAGCGACGAGGAGTGGGAGCACGCGGACAAGCTACTCTCCTTCCAGAACAAGAGAGGTGGACGCATTTTACTCCAGGACATCAAG AAGCCAGAACATGATGAGTGGGGCAATGGGCTGGAGGCCATGCAGTGTGCTCTGCAGCTGGAGAAGAATGTGAACCAGGCCCTGCTGGACCTGCACAAGATTGCCTCTGACAAGGTTGACCCCCAT CTGTGTGACTTTCTGGAGACCCATTACCTGAATGAGCAGGTGGAGGCCATTAAGAAGCTGGGAGACCACATCACCAACCTCACCAAGATGGATGCTGTCAAAAACAAGATGGGAGAGTACCTGTTTGACAAGCACACCCTGGGAGGCCAGAGCTAA